In Danio aesculapii chromosome 8, fDanAes4.1, whole genome shotgun sequence, the genomic stretch aagacatatTGCTGTACAGATCCCGCCATGTGCGCCATACTCTTATCTGAATGAACAGGTCGGAGCTTGTTTGTAAACCTATGCGCATGCATTAGTTGCGCGCGCTTGTTCTGACTATTGTATTCACATTCATTCACCTACATTAACCCTTTCAGATCCGTATAATGTTTCAGTGAGTTCCTGTGCTTTATTTGCTCCTAAAAACCCTTGGAGGAGAATCTGTAGTGGTTTCTGTGAGGTGGTCAAAGCTGGCGCATGCTAGCTCGCGGGGCAGTTACCGTGTAATAAGGTTGTTTGATCACCTCATGACCAGATGTCTGCTGGTTTCTTGCTGAATAGAATGATAGGTAGAAAGACGTAGGCtatcattatattttaaaatgtttatgtaataatactacttttaaaatacaaacataatTCTTAGAATAGCTGATATGGCCATTTTCTACTGTTATACAGCATGataatttaatttagcttttgACTGATGATTTCAAATGAACCATTTAGCAACCTAGCGACTAAAAATTCTGTGATTCGGTTACTGAATTACTGAAACGTACACCAGATGTAAACAGGTAAACATTTAAGCAGttccattttgttttaaaaggtaaataaaacactcttgtttctttttttgtcttgtaGCTCTGCGTTTGCCTCATCAGTGCCACAAGCTGTTCCTCCAAACAGTGCGGAAAGGATTTAAACAGCCTCACTACTGAAGAGGGAGTTTATGACTTGTGCTACATCCACATTTTAACTGTGTGTCAGAAATGCCCCCTTCCATTAATTGGTGCATTAGGTGGGCTGTCTGCTTGTCCTGTATTCTTGCACTGATCCCCAAGATCAGAGGGTCGACACTGAATTGTCACAAAATGTGCATATGCGCCAGCAACATCGTCAGCTGTTCTAAGATGAACCTGACGATGATTCCGTCTGACCTGCCGAACTACACAGCCGTGCTTGATATTAGTTTTAATGAGATAACCGGACTACGCGCACAATGGACCAGGCACAAACTCCCCAATCTCCACAATCTCCTACTCAGTCACAATGGTTTATCATTCATCTCTTCCGAGGCATTCATATTTGTAAAGCAACTGCGCTACTTAGATCTTTCATCAAATGTTTTGCGACAGCTGGACGAGTTCATTTTCGAGCCACTGATACATCTGGAGGTTCTGCTGCTCTACAACAACCACATCTCGCAGATAGACCGCACAGCCTTCACAGGCCTGGGTAGCTTGCAGAAGCTCTACCTAAGCCAGAACCTGATATCCCGCTTCCCTTTGGAGCTCGTCAAGGACAAGAACCGACTGGACAAGCTGAGCCTGTTGGACTTGTCTTCCAATCGGATCAAAGTGCTCCCCATTCAAGACCTGCAGGCGCTGCCGGCCTACATCAAGAATGGGCTTTACTTCCATAACAACACCCTCATCTGCGACTGCGAGTTGTACAGTTTGATGGCTCATTGGAACATCAGAAGACTCAATTCGGCTCTGGACTTCAAGGACGACCATACCTGTGTTCACCCTGGCCCGGATAAACGAGTGCTGCGTTTGTACGAACTCAACATTCATATGAACTGCAGTACGTTTAAAGAAACTGACAGAGAGGCTTATTTGGAGCAGACGCTCATCCTTGACTGTGATACCCGACATCGGGAGGTGTCCAAGACTTGGATGTTACCTGGAAACATAGTGGTTTCTCCTGGCAATAACCTGAGCGCTGTGGTTCTCCCAGACGGTGatcttgaaataaaaacaatacgaCCTGAGGACTCGGGTGTATACACTTGCTTCGCCGTGAGTGAATACCTGAACGAAACGCTTTATGTGGTGGTCAAAGTCCACAATTTTACCCTCAACGGCAATGGCGATACCCTCAACACTGCTTACACCACTTTGGTGGGTTGCTTGGCAAGCGTGGTCCTGGTTCTTATCTATCTATACCTGACACCCTGCCGCTGCTTCTGCTGTCCCGACAAGTCGAAGAACCATCCTGAAGACAGCATCCACTCATCCATGCTTAGTGTCACACCAACGCATGAGGACATGGCAACGAAAGCAGAGCTCAACAGGCACGTGGCCTTCATTGACCCCAAGGACCTGCATGGACAGAATGGAAAGGTGAATCCAAACGGAGACGAAGAGGTGGATGAGGAGGCCATGCAAGGAAAGGGAAAGCGGAAGAAATCGGTGGCGGACTCAATCAGTTCAGTCTTTTCTGACACTCCTATTGTAGTCTGAGGGAGGATGTGTATTTTTGACTGGAGACAGTTCATTGTTGTGGCTTTCTCGGACAAAGAGACTCAAGTACACAGTTTGCCATCCTCAGTGTTTGGCTTCTTCTGCAAAACCTTTCCAGCATTTTAATCTGTAGCACTTAAGTATATACTGTGAAAAGGTCTTGCCATATTAGTGGAATCTAAACTTGGAGTGTTTAGATGTTCCTGTGAGTTTCAAGCCCACTAAGTGTGACTAGAGGTAGTCTGGGTAAACGTCACATGCAATCTGCGATTTCTCAGTGATCGAGCTAGGAAGCTAAGTTGAGAAACATTCGAACATTAGCACATCTACTATATAATCACATCATAAGCATGAGCTTTGCAGACTGCTAATGTAAAGAAGAATATAGCATAGAATGAAGCCCTTGTAGCTAATCATATTTACCACCTTTAATGCTAAATGACCAACGGTACCACTTTATGAAAAGCCATATGCAGTTGGTCACTGCATGGGGAAAGCAATGCACTGCTGCATTTTAGAGAAAACCATGACAAGAAAATGACGGAAAACTGTGTTTCTATGGATTATTATACGTGTGTTCTGAATGAAGGAGTCAAACAGCGAACTGTGGATTAATGGTCACTTTCCTATGAGACATGTGTAACAGGTAACACTCATGTGATGATAATTTCACGTctattaataaatatacacaatcaAATTATTGTGAAACTGGATTGGCTGGTTGAATCTAGACTTTTTTTTAACAAGCTAGCACAGAATTGTGCCCAGACCACAGACaaaagagatggttcacccaaaaaattttattaaGCTGTAGTTTTTCACCGTCtacttcttccaaacctgttttaattCTTTAATCTCTCTAGAGATAAAATTTTGCGTCCTACtatgtgtcatggattggtcaggctctcacgacccccactcacgaagatcaccatcacctgacttctaatgagcacacagctgcatcacattcacgagcaccagataaaagcacagcactccagtcgctcattgtccgggctcgtctcgacgaaagcggacaactgagcgaccactcagcgtagtcatcctcagctaaacaaacgatttacttacctgttctctttgtattcctcctagtcttcctggtcctcccgaatcgtcctgtcttccagtccttccaagtctgtgtca encodes the following:
- the amigo1 gene encoding amphoterin-induced protein 1 is translated as MPPSINWCIRWAVCLSCILALIPKIRGSTLNCHKMCICASNIVSCSKMNLTMIPSDLPNYTAVLDISFNEITGLRAQWTRHKLPNLHNLLLSHNGLSFISSEAFIFVKQLRYLDLSSNVLRQLDEFIFEPLIHLEVLLLYNNHISQIDRTAFTGLGSLQKLYLSQNLISRFPLELVKDKNRLDKLSLLDLSSNRIKVLPIQDLQALPAYIKNGLYFHNNTLICDCELYSLMAHWNIRRLNSALDFKDDHTCVHPGPDKRVLRLYELNIHMNCSTFKETDREAYLEQTLILDCDTRHREVSKTWMLPGNIVVSPGNNLSAVVLPDGDLEIKTIRPEDSGVYTCFAVSEYLNETLYVVVKVHNFTLNGNGDTLNTAYTTLVGCLASVVLVLIYLYLTPCRCFCCPDKSKNHPEDSIHSSMLSVTPTHEDMATKAELNRHVAFIDPKDLHGQNGKVNPNGDEEVDEEAMQGKGKRKKSVADSISSVFSDTPIVV